A window from Aliamphritea hakodatensis encodes these proteins:
- a CDS encoding DUF3426 domain-containing protein yields the protein MKQQRLITACPACKARFQVTAGQLKIAHGKVRCGTCLEVFNAELCKVPEPKPAKTPEPATQSSVVAPAQEKPSSRPAIPKAFIPARKPVQPETPQPLDLDQPVQALFNSSPKKVTTDSSGQKEAATPEQPLATATTPVSELPVSLHIRQAKSVQPQPDTPANNDRASPAEQNHSQPPGPERKQQSASTQQEGKQPSQPEPSGKTATAGVQDSPQQTHAAPLKDTRSADESAQTEKIRQALHRHQTSYQARDQEHGYLNPAEKKLQELLRNASNPLTATDPAPAPQPVTASAPVEHSSILALHPDTEDKDSDFVPQQTEPVMIRATHQPPGKTLSQALIIFLALSCLLLQFMWFERNDLIRQPALTKLYKPVCEQIDCRLAVPENVPDIITEQLIVQEHKDYQGVITISMLLRNKAAFEQAFPAIRLAFSDRNGSIINRRTFQPAEYLNSVSLDASGMPLEHSIQVHLDVLNPGRAAVGYEVSLHPSSLTNRRL from the coding sequence GTGAAGCAGCAGCGCCTGATTACAGCATGTCCGGCCTGTAAAGCTCGCTTTCAGGTTACCGCCGGACAATTAAAAATAGCCCACGGCAAGGTACGGTGCGGTACCTGTCTGGAAGTATTTAATGCTGAACTGTGCAAAGTACCTGAGCCCAAACCGGCAAAAACACCGGAACCGGCCACCCAGTCCTCCGTTGTAGCACCGGCTCAGGAAAAACCGTCGTCGCGTCCGGCAATTCCCAAAGCCTTTATTCCGGCCCGCAAACCTGTACAGCCGGAAACACCACAGCCTCTAGACCTTGACCAGCCGGTGCAGGCACTGTTTAACAGCAGCCCCAAAAAAGTCACAACCGACTCATCCGGACAAAAGGAAGCCGCAACGCCAGAACAACCTTTGGCGACAGCAACAACGCCTGTTTCAGAACTGCCGGTCAGCCTGCATATAAGGCAAGCCAAATCCGTCCAGCCGCAGCCAGACACGCCGGCAAACAACGATCGGGCAAGCCCTGCCGAACAAAACCATTCTCAGCCCCCGGGCCCAGAGCGCAAACAACAATCTGCCAGTACACAACAAGAGGGCAAACAGCCTTCACAACCTGAGCCGTCCGGAAAAACAGCGACCGCCGGTGTTCAGGATAGCCCGCAGCAGACACACGCCGCGCCCTTAAAAGACACCCGTTCGGCAGATGAAAGCGCGCAGACCGAGAAAATCCGGCAGGCGCTGCACCGCCACCAAACCAGCTATCAGGCCAGAGACCAGGAACACGGCTACCTGAACCCGGCTGAAAAAAAACTGCAGGAGCTGTTACGCAATGCCAGCAACCCCCTGACGGCGACGGACCCGGCACCTGCACCACAGCCCGTTACCGCTTCAGCACCCGTTGAGCACAGCAGCATTCTGGCACTTCACCCCGACACCGAAGATAAAGACAGCGACTTCGTCCCTCAACAGACAGAACCGGTCATGATCCGGGCGACACATCAGCCACCGGGCAAAACCCTTTCACAGGCACTGATTATCTTCCTGGCACTGAGCTGCCTGCTGCTACAGTTCATGTGGTTCGAACGTAACGACCTGATTCGCCAGCCAGCGCTGACCAAACTCTACAAACCTGTCTGCGAACAGATCGACTGCCGGTTAGCCGTGCCGGAGAATGTACCGGACATCATAACCGAGCAGTTAATTGTGCAGGAGCACAAGGACTATCAGGGTGTGATAACAATCAGTATGTTGCTGAGAAATAAGGCGGCATTTGAACAGGCCTTCCCGGCCATCAGACTGGCATTTTCCGACCGTAACGGCAGCATCATCAACCGACGGACATTCCAGCCGGCTGAATACCTGAATTCAGTGTCTCTGGACGCCTCAGGAATGCCGCTCGAACACAGCATCCAGGTCCACCTGGATGTTCTCAATCCCGGACGTGCTGCAGTGGGCTATGAAGTCAGCCTGCACCCCTCCAGCCTGACAAACCGTCGGCTGTAA
- the prmA gene encoding 50S ribosomal protein L11 methyltransferase, with the protein MPWLQIKLDVSPENAEPYEDLLLAAGCAAVTFTDQADQPIFEPDLGTTPLWSNTVLTGLFSADHDLDATLNFLQQAHKDQFPDREFPTCKTEILEDKDWEREWMDNYQPMQFGKRLWVCPSWKDVPDPQAVNLMLDPGLAFGTGTHPTTALCLEFLDGLELNDKQVTDYGCGSGILGIATLLLGATRVTAVDIDVQALTASKDNLNRNGLTEDRMQVYLPEQTPEHEADVLVANILAGPLVELAPTLSKHTRSGGQLVLSGLLAHQEEEIRAAYGNDFILDPVSEREGWIRITGIKR; encoded by the coding sequence ATGCCATGGTTGCAGATCAAACTGGATGTTTCCCCTGAGAACGCCGAACCTTACGAAGATCTTTTACTGGCAGCCGGCTGCGCTGCGGTTACCTTTACTGATCAGGCCGACCAGCCAATCTTCGAACCTGATCTGGGCACTACACCCCTGTGGAGCAACACAGTACTGACCGGTTTGTTTTCAGCCGATCATGATCTGGACGCAACCCTGAACTTTCTGCAGCAGGCACATAAGGATCAGTTTCCTGACCGCGAATTTCCAACCTGCAAGACAGAAATTCTGGAAGACAAGGACTGGGAACGGGAATGGATGGACAACTACCAGCCAATGCAGTTTGGCAAACGCTTATGGGTCTGCCCGAGCTGGAAAGACGTGCCTGACCCACAGGCAGTCAACCTGATGCTCGATCCGGGCCTGGCATTTGGCACCGGTACCCACCCAACAACCGCGCTGTGCCTGGAATTCCTTGACGGCCTGGAACTGAATGACAAACAGGTCACCGATTACGGCTGCGGCTCCGGCATTCTGGGAATTGCAACTCTGCTGCTGGGTGCTACCCGTGTTACCGCTGTCGATATCGACGTACAGGCGCTTACAGCCAGCAAGGATAACCTGAACCGTAACGGCCTGACCGAAGACCGTATGCAGGTTTATTTACCGGAACAAACCCCGGAACACGAAGCAGACGTACTGGTTGCCAATATTCTGGCTGGTCCGCTGGTCGAACTCGCGCCAACACTCAGCAAACACACCCGCAGCGGCGGACAACTGGTTTTATCCGGCTTACTGGCCCATCAGGAAGAAGAAATCCGGGCAGCCTACGGCAACGACTTTATTCTGGACCCGGTCAGCGAACGCGAAGGCTGGATCCGCATTACCGGAATTAAGCGATAA